A region from the Nematostella vectensis chromosome 13, jaNemVect1.1, whole genome shotgun sequence genome encodes:
- the LOC5508166 gene encoding transcription factor MafB, with protein sequence MDPTTTNNFNEQENQQLPEMYFGYITDDVFFQSDVDSKENQSVPEVFQGTETGENLDTVPAWMSEILTYEPPQDVAENNSEMYSPAPSSVGSSFSYTTNDNNELADREKFLCSLAGLGVTEEELAELGVKELNRLLKSKGLSTEEQSRIKYRRRTLKNRGYAHNCRIKRISQKKSLEETNWELVQDLENLRKELEASKRERDMYKRKYENLYAMVMKQKKSR encoded by the coding sequence ATGGATCCCACCACAACAAATAATTTCAACGAGCAAGAAAATCAACAACTACCAGAGATGTATTTTGGCTATATCACAGATGATGTGTTCTTCCAGTCGGACGTAGACTCCAAGGAGAATCAAAGTGTACCTGAAGTATTTCAAGGGACTGAGACAGGAGAAAATCTGGATACGGTGCCAGCTTGGATGAGTGAAATTCTTACTTACGAACCACCACAAGATGTCGCAGAAAATAACAGCGAAATGTACAGTCCCGCTCCATCGTCGGTGGGCAGCTCGTTTAGTTACACTACAAATGACAACAACGAGCTGGCCGATCGAGAGAAATTCTTGTGCTCCCTTGCCGGACTCGGAGTTACTGAAGAGGAGCTTGCAGAATTGGGGGTGAAAGAGTTAAATAGACTTTTGAAGTCGAAAGGACTTAGTACAGAGGAACAATCAAGGATAAAATATCGCCGAAGAACCCTGAAAAACCGCGGCTATGCCCACAATTGTAGAATCAAGCGCATTAGCCAGAAGAAATCACTGGAAGAAACAAATTGGGAGCTCGTTCAAGACTTAGAAAATCTTCGAAAGGAGCTCGAGGCTTCTAAACGTGAGCGGGATATGTACAAAAGGAAGTACGAAAATCTCTACGCTATGGTGATGAAGCAGAAGAAATCTAGATAG